The genomic stretch taatcacaactgtgatatttctcttaagttctaagcttaacactcactaaatattacaaagattgtgaggttgaagatgaaaatcGTGTGTTTTGATTTCAATAGCGTTTCAGTAAGTTTGCAAGAATTCgttgctgcttctgatcagaacttcactatatataggcgtttgagaagatgaccgttggaatgcatttaatgcgttgcatgactggacagctttgcatttaatgttttcactgttttgtcaactacctcgagccatgcttttctctgtttttactgactttgccttttgtagcttctaacgttccttttgtcagtcagatatTAGACTTCATAGCTTGTCATCTGatactaacttctgatctcagattttgtgaatacaacgtttgaataatcagaattaGAGTTAcaacttggtgcaaagcatcttcttgtcttctgactttgaagtgctttagcgtgataccataagaacttcagtgcttctgcttctgatctcaagttcttctgatgcttcatagaccatgttctgattctacttgaccatcttctgatgtcttgcgagagcatgttctgatgttgcaatcctgaaccttctgaggtagtgcttcttagcgctgaattgtgcatactccttatatatttcctgaaatggaaaatgcattggattagagtaccacattgtcttatacaaaattcatatacattgttatcatcaaaacaagaatattgatcagaacaaatcttgttctaacatacttttctcaacctccaatcttgtcacCCCCTTGTAGGAATAAATGTATGAGACTATACATATTTGCATCAGACTTAACAATAGGAAGTATACTCGCTCaagaggatgagaatggcatcgaaagagccatctatTATCACAGTCGAGTTCTTAATGATGTAGAAACTAGGTATAGTAAAGTAGAAATGTTGTGTCTTTGTTTGTACTTCTCATGTACGAAATTGAAATACTATATTAAACAAGTTGATTTGTACGTCttttctcattttgatgttattaaatgTATGCTTTTCAAGTCAATTCTGCATAGTCAAATTGGCAAATGGGTGCTTTCCCTAACTGAGTATTTTTTGACTTTCATGCCTTTGAAATCTATGAAAGGCCAAATAGCCTCAGATTTTATAGTTGACCATGCAATGGTCGAAGTTCCTCAGAACTATGTGGAACTAGAACCTTGGAAGTTGTTCTTCGATGGTTCTACTCACAAAGATGGAATTGGAGTTGGAGTTTTGATTATTTCTCCTAATAAAATTCCAACAAAATTCAAGTACAAAATCGAGGGCCCCCCTTGTTCAAATAATGGACCTGAGTACGAGGCTTTGATAGTAGAACTCGAAGCTTtattggaattgggggcaacttgATTCAAAATAAGAGGTGATTCAGAACTGGTGATCAAacatgaaattctggactcagacacgcgatgtcgaacaggatgtcacgacattactatctgaatgcttttaaacaaatgaacaagaagtaaacagaataacaacacaagaaagttgttaacccagttcggtgcaatcacacctacatctgggggctaccaagccagggaggaagtccactataagtaatatcaattaaaggtaatacaaatcaagattactcctttcacttaatatctacccaatgcaacttcaatctaaaactacttagatcagagatcctactcactccccctcaatcacagcagtgatgaaaaacactctacgaataacaaaagaagacacacttcaaggacacaacttgatcttgcttaaaagctttaatcaagtacaatagtactcttgcttaaaagcttcgagtacttcttacaactcaaaccaaaacacctagaccaagacaatcatcatgatgattgtttggcttacaagaaggctagaacgcaaaaacttaaaacaaagaactcttaaagcttctcaatacaaaaaccctaatctggtctgCAGCTTCTTCGTAAAATATATAGCCTTCAGAAAACGCAGCAgttgggccttggatccaaattagttttaaacctaataaaactaatttccataaatcaaggaactaaaaataataaccatcaaagacgtccttgaatcagatcagaatccaacatttccaaataaagcgcataggatcttatcagatcacataaccataaatagtaacagaaaagaacgtaacagctgcgaatgtcatgacatcggccttgacatcaggtaaaggcctgcataagaaaaacttcacaacagtagaatgcatgtcatgacaccagatttgacaagatagaaacacaatgagttttaccaaaaattacagccaatcaacaacatctacaaacttctcctttggcaaatttttggctaaaacactaattGATATACCCAAACAGATATCAGAGCATAcacagcagccaacaacagaaaaataaattctgtaagcaAACAACAGCCAGCTTGATTAATCACCAGAAATCCAGAAAACATCTATTTAATCAACTGTTACAGAATACCACTTGTCATCAACCAAAAAGATcaacaaaaaaaaccaaaaccaCCAAAACAaccattactccccctttttagccacaaaaggagccaaacacAAACAGAATCAGAGCTAATCATCAGACCCATCACTGTCTTCATCACTAGAGCCACCAGTATTGTCATCACTTGAGCTACTAGTCTCTTCATCAGCATCACTACTCCCAGTATCCTCAGAGCCCTCACCATCCTCAGCCTCTTCCTCAGCCCCACTATCAGCACCTTTGTCTTCATCCATATTGTCACCATCCCTTCCACTAGCAAGATCATCATCTGtagactgctcaagactttgGATGAGCttttcaagcttcatcttcctgTTGTCCAACTCCTTACAAGTCTCTTTCAGCTCAGCAATAAGAAGGGCTTTGTTCACAGACTTGCTGGGTtgtgatgtcccagcagatgtcaTGTCATCAGACCTCTGgagcagcttgtagtgaaaagaCAAAGCACTCTCCCTCTTACATACAGAATCTTTACTTTTCAGAATTCCAGGGTGTTGCTTGAGGATTATCCCACATATCAGGGATGGGAATGCAATGGGGAGCTTGGTAGCAGAGGTACCAGCATGCCTCATAGTTTGATCAAATATGTAGGTCCCATAGTCAAATTTTGTCTTGGTTCCCACAGCATAAATGAATTTACCTAggccaacagcaatggtagaaGTGTGATTGGTAGGCACCCAGTTTGCAGCACCAATTTTGTGCAGCAAGGCATACCTGCCATTCAAAAGACTAGCAGACAATTTACTCTTTATGGGCCATTTCTTGACCTTACCACCAGTGATAACATTGCATACTTCATTGtcagttacttcaagctcaggttgagcctcaGCATCTCTACCTAGATATAGGTTGATAACAACAGGGGAAAAATCTATACACTTTCTTCTAACATACACCTTATGAAAATCATCAGTTCTTCCATCACCACAATCTTGAGACAAATTCACAATAAATtccttcacaagcatttcatagcACTTTGAAAAATGAGTAACAGTCTTAATTAAACCTGCAGACTTGATGAGCTTCATGACCTCTTGACactccagagcatcatttgctaattctctttctagagccagccttctttgataaacaaacttccactggatggcatttgaagcatagtgcaagtaaatgttgtccaagggaacatcacgaacctttgtggaggattttgtgacagcaatcttcttctttgatgggatgtcagggacatcacttaagACATCGTCTTCAGGGGCAGAAAcacttctttccttcctcttcttcacagcAATCTTGCTCCCAGTGGTTGAAGGTTCAGCAAGGACCTTCTTGATCTTCTTTATAATGACCTTCTTTTGATGAGTAACTTGAGGTTTGGAGAAATCTTGATCACAAACCTGTTTGCCCTTATGAGTCTTGACTCTATGAGAGATGCTAGAGATGAGCTCATCATCAGCAATGTCAATAGAATCATCCAGATCATCCAGATTCACCACATCATGCACAGTAGGgccttcattaagagtttctttagaaggagcaacaggaacctcttCAGCTTTCTCAGGTTCAAGAATCTCAGCATCTTTAGTACCAGATGtttcaacattgatagcttcagatgtctcaacatctttggCACCAGGGGTCTCATCATTGTTAtcaacagatgtctcaacatcatcctgatctttgctagcatcatcttgatcatcttgatcatctttGTTGTTCTCAGAGGCAAGAATTGGGGCTAGAGGAACAGATATTCCATCAACCttgtgcccttcattcaagattcttgtgACAATACCTGCGATCGCATTGTGAACATAAGCAGAGCCCTCTCTACTCTGAGCAtaaaaggtttctggaacagatccaccagttgattttcttgcatgcatctttcttggtagACTACGAACAGGATCGGTAGCAGGAACAGTGTTCAATGGCACAACATTCAACACAACATCTTGATCACTCACCACATTTGGTGCCCTAGATcctgatgctgtttcagaggGAGGAGACGATTTCTTTGAGGGAGAACTCTGAGACATGGTGAGAGAAAATGGAATGCTGGGGAAAGGTTTGTGAATGCAACGACACAGAGAGGTAGCGTGAGTGCTGAAGATAGGTTTTGGGGGAATGGAAACCGTTTGGACAAATTGTAAATGagggggaaaatacactttaatgtgtaatgatagcaaatatttggagagagaaataatgTTGGCCCCACACCcggttaattgctataatccttcacaaagacaaatgcctagtttacttcttagattttcaaattgatttgcatccaaggcttttgtgaaaatgtcagccAGTTGAAgatttgtagcaacatgttccaaggcaattattttatcctcaacaagatctctaatgtagtggtgtctaatatcaatgtgcttggtcctgctatgctgaatgggattctttgaaatgttgatggcacttaagttgtcacaatataatgtcatgacatcttgtgtgacattgtattctgttaacatttgtttcatccaaacaagctgagagcaactacttcctgctgcaatgtattctgcctctgcagtggataaagacacacaattttgtttcttgctgaaccatgaaataagattattccccaagaagaaacatcctcctgaagtactttttctgtcatcagcacttccagcccaatctgcatcacaatatccagtgagaataggttcacacccatgagagtagagcattccatactcacaagtaccattcacatatttcaggatcctcttgacttggttgatatgactgatctttggatctgcttgatacctagcacacaccccaacagcaaaagcaatatcaggtctactggctgtgagatacagcaggcttcctatcatgcttctgtataaactttgatcaacactagttcccttttcatctttggacaattTTAAGTGAGTAGGAGCTGGTGTTCTTTTGTGagtagcattttccattccaaactttttgacaatgtttttagcatacttactctgagagagaaagattgagtcttccatctgtttaacttgcaacccaagaaaataagttaattctccaactaggctcatttcaaattctgattgcatctgatcaacaaaatgtctagtcatcttgtctgacatcccaccaaacacaatatcatccacatagatttgagcaatcaggatctttcctccttcatctttaacaaaaagagttttatctatccctcctttcctgtacccattactagtaagaaactcagttagactctcataccaagctctaggggcttgtttcaggccataaagagcttttcttaatttgtacacatagtcaggatggtttggatcagcaaaacctttaggttgctccacataaacttcctcactcaagtatccattcaagaaagcactcttcatatccatctggtatagtttgaattttagaatacaagcaactcctagcagtaatctaattgactcaagtctagcaacaggagcaaaggtttcatcaaagtcaattcctttaacttgagtgtatccttgagcaactagccttgctttgttttttataacagttcccagttcatctgacttgttcttgtaaacccattttgttccaatgacattagtacctttaggtcttggtaccggctcccatacttcattcctttcaaactggcctagttcttcctgcatggcattaatccagaactcatctattaatgcttccttaacattcttaggttcaatttttgacacaaaacaagagtttgaagctAGTTCTCTTGAACTTGTAgtaactccactgttgagatctcctataataagttcactaggatgatctttttgaactcttatagatggactcttgttaggaggttcagtctcagactctgtgatagtaggactgcaatcatcttctcttgtagatccttcagctgtaatatcccagaatgttccgacatcttctgtgacatctgcttgattgtggacatcatcaaccacaacatttatggactccattattactctggttcttgagttgaacactctataggctctactgtttgtagagtagcccagaaagatcccttcatcactcttggaatccatcttccttctgtgatctctatcagcaagagtgtaacacttactaccaaacacatggaagtatttgacagtgggttttcttcccttccagatctcatatagggtggtagaggttccttttcttaaggtaactctattatggacataacaagcagtattcatggcttcagcccagaagtagataggaagattcttagcatggatcatagctctggctgattcttgaatggttctattttttctttcatcaaccccattttgctgtggagtaataagggatgaaaattcatgatgtattccttcagaggagcagaaatcagcaaacttttgattctcaaattcctttccatgatcacttctaattctcacaacaccattttctttttctctttgaactcTTTGAcacaggtccttgaaaacatcaaacacatctgacttttctctgatgaagtttacccaagtgtatctggagtagtcatccacaaccacataagcatatttctttcctccaagactttccatttgcattggtcccatcaagtccatatggagcagttcaagaactctggaagtggtcagatgtgtaacctttggatgtgacatcctggtttatTTTCCTACCTGACActcaccacatattcttccttcatcaatttgtagcttaggaattcctctcacagcttccagagaaataatccttttcatacctcttagatgaaggtggccaagtttttggtgccacagctttgcttcttcttctttagaacatacagttgagtagctggattcatgggacacccacaagtagcagttatctttggatctgactcccctcattactacttccttttcttcattagtaaccacacactcagctttagtgaagttgacttggtatccttggtcacagagttgactgatgcttatgaggttagcagtcaggcccttgaccaacaaaacaccttctaaatttggcactcctgaacagtctagttttccaactcctttgatttctcctttagctccatcaccaaaggttacatagctagtagagtgattcttgatatcaacaagcagattcttgattccagtcatgtgtctggaacatccactatcaaaataccaatcttctttggctgaaactctaagagatgtatgggctattaaagccatatttttaggtttccattgttgcttctggatgggcatgatctgcttaggtttgtagtaaggagcttgatctgggtatccatataatctgaagcaaaagggcttaatgtgtccaaatcttccacagtaatgacatctccatctttgaaactttctcttcattttacttttgtcttgatgttgagtcacatgttttgacattggTTTCAACATCTCAGTTTCAGGTTTAGCTCTGCTACTATCTTGGGAatgtttctttgcaccaacaaatcctataccagacatatctcctgaactttttccaatctgcaaaatctcctccaacatatccgagccactgttcaacatttttacagattttgacatctgatcaagtttggattgtaacatgaTAATTTCACTGTTTAGTTCAGATATAGTTTTACTAAgtcctttgttatcagcctccaactgaactatgtatttcttctgcttttcaccttgttgacaaacttcagcacttctgatacacagctttctgtaggaggctgccagttcttcaaaggttagctcatcttcactagagtctTCATCAGAATTACAAAccccagtaagggctgtgacatgtttggctgattcttcttcaaagtcactctcagaatcttcatcagaccaggagactgacaatcctttcttttgtttcttgagataagtaggacattcagctctaatatgtccatacccttcacatccatgacattgaatccctttgctgtgattgtacttttcttctggttttgctCTTCTGctagagtcataagatctactggtgtcagatgagatgttcttggcattaggtcttggcttctgatccattcttctcattattttgttgaattgtttaccaagcatagctatagattcagatagattctcttctctactttcctctgcttcttcttgagagttggacacaaaagctatgcttttgtttttcttttcagaattgtcactgatccccatctcaaaggtttgaagagatccaattaactcttctaccttcattttgctgatgtcctgtgcctcttctatagctgtaactttcatatcaaatctcttaggtagggatctaaggatttttctcaccagcttttcatcagacattttctctcccaaagctcctgaggtattagcaatatcaagtatattcatatgaaaatcctgaatactttcatcatctctcatccttagattttcaaacttcgtagttagcagttgaagtcttgacatcttcactttggaggtgccctcatgagtagtcttgagggtatcccagacatctttggctagttcacaatgatgtactagtctgaatatattcctgtcaattccattgaataaagcatttaaagctttagagttgccaagcgccaatgcctcctcatctttgtcccattcttcctctggtttaagagttttcttgccatctttatcagtaatgacAGGATATTCCCATCCTTTGtttacagctctccatgctttactatccacggatttcagaaaagccaccatgcgaggtttccaataatcataattggaaccatccagaatgggtggtctaatcacaaatacaccaccttctttgtccatagtaccagaaaatactgtccctagatctcacccagtaaaaacaggcagggtgcctgctctgatgccaattgaaattctggactcaaacacgcgatgtcgaacaggatgtcacgacattactatctgaatgcttttaaacaaatgaacaagaagtaaacagaataacaacacaagaaagttgttaacccagttcggtgcaatcacacctacatctgggggctaccaagccagggaggaagtccactataagtaatatcaattaaaggtaatacaaatcaagattactcctttcacttaatatctacccaatgcaacttcaatctaaaactacttagatcagagatcctactcactccccctcaatcacagcagtgatgaaaaacactctacgaataacaaaagaagacacacttcaaggacacaacttgatctttcTTAAATGCTttaatcaagtacaatagtactcttgcttaaaagcttcgagtacttcttacaactcaaaccaaaacacctagaccaagacaatcatcatgatgattgtttggcttacaagaaggctagaacgcaaaaacttaaaacaaagaactcttaaagcttctcaatacaaaaaccctaatctggtctgCAGCTTCTTCGTAAAATATATAGCCTTCAGaaaacgcagcagctgggccttggatccaaattagttttaaacctaataaaactaatttccataaatcaaggaactaaaaataataaccatcaaagacgtccttgaatcagatcagaatccaacatttccaaataaagcgcataggatcttatcagatcacataaccataaatagtaacagaaaagaacgtaacagctgcgaatgtcatgacatcggccttgacatcaggtaaaggcctgcataagaa from Vicia villosa cultivar HV-30 ecotype Madison, WI linkage group LG4, Vvil1.0, whole genome shotgun sequence encodes the following:
- the LOC131597223 gene encoding uncharacterized protein LOC131597223, yielding MSQSSPSKKSSPPSETASGSRAPNVVSDQDVVLNVVPLNTVPATDPDDVETSVDNNDETPGAKDVETSEAINVETSGTKDAEILEPEKAEEVPVAPSKETLNEGPTVHDVVNLDDLDDSIDIADDELISSISHRVKTHKGKQVCDQDFSKPQVTHQKKVIIKKIKKVLAEPSTTGSKIAVKKRKERSVSAPEDDVLSDEFIVNLSQDCGDGRTDDFHKVYVRRKCIDFSPVVINLYLGRDAEAQPELEVTDNEVCNVITGGKVKKWPIKSKLSASLLNGRYALLHKIGAANWVPTNHTSTIAVGLGKFIYAVGTKTKFDYGTYIFDQTMRHAGTSATKLPIAFPSLICGIILKQHPGILKSKDSVCKRESALSFHYKLLQRSDDMTSAGTSQPSKSVNKALLIAELKETCKELDNRKMKLEKLIQSLEQSTDDDLASGRDGDNMDEDKGADSGAEEEAEDGEGSEDTGSSDADEETSSSSDDNTGGSSDEDSDGSDD